A region of the candidate division WOR-1 bacterium RIFOXYB2_FULL_36_35 genome:
GCCGAAGCGTCAGTAAGAAGCGCAGCGGCAAAAACACTAATCAAACTTAAAAATCTAAAAAAAGGCTCTAGTGAGTATAAGGAGCTATATGCTTATACCTTAATCATAGGAAAAACCTCTTTTGATAATTGCGTGAAGCTTGGAGAACAAGCTCTCTCTGCAATGGAAAAAGGACTAAAAGATAATAATTCCTATATTAGAGCATTAGCTGCATTAACAATAATTAAAATAAAAAAGCTTGAAAGTGAAACAGATGAATACCAAAAGCTAATAGCTTATCATTTAATTCAAAAAAGGGAATATAAAGAAGCTCAAAAATTAGGAAGAAATATTTTGCCTGCTCTAAAAGAAGAGATCAAACACAATCCCTATTTTATAAATTGTGAAGGAGTTGTTCCTTTACTAAAAAAGACAATCCCACCAGAAAAGCTTTCCTTGCTGGATGAAAGATTGAACCTTTTTTCTTTATCAAATACAAGGGCGGCAATAGCAGGGGTAATGATAAACGTCAGAAAACTAAAGCCTGGAACTGCCGAATATAAGCGGCTATACGCGTACATATTAATTGATAGATGGGAAGAAAAGAAACCTTCAACACAAGAAGTTAAAAATCTTGGGAACGATGCTATTTATGCGCTAAAAAGCGCACTAAATGATTCTTATGCCTTTAGAGTCGAAGCAGCCGTTAATTTGTTGTTAGAAATAAACAGAGAAGAAGCTATCCAAATTTTGGAAGATCATCTGCTCAATGGTTGCGGAGAAAAAAAATCAATAGTTGCAAAAGCGCTAAAAAAAGCAAGAAACACAAAGAAAGGGTCAGAAGAAGAGAGAAGATTAACTGCTTTTCAGTTGATAGAGGGATTGGCAGTAGATAGCCAAAGAACAATAAAAAGATTGCAAAAACTAGGAAAAGCGGCAGTTCCTGCTTTGAGAGATACAATACAAAATTCTCCAGGTCAATATAGCGTCATGAGATATGCAAGCATATTAAAATCTATAGAAAAAACAAGTCGTTATAATCTCTTCTAAAACAATTAACCCCAATTGTCCAATAAATGTCCTAAGGTCATGGGTGACGAATTCTCGTCTACGGTTTAAAAGCTCTACTTGAAATTCTCCTTTATTTTAGGGGGCAATAGAGATGTTAGAGTCATGGAATGAAAATTGCTACAAAAAAGGTGTCAAGGTTTCTAGGTTTCAAGGGATCGAGTAAGGGAAAAAACAAACATGGATATTAGAACTTTTAAAGACTTGAAAGTTTGGAAAAAGTCATATGATTTAGCGGTAGAGGTGTACAAGGCTACAAAGCTTTTCCCTTCCGAAGAAAAATTTGGCATAACTTCTCAAATAAGAAGGGCTGTTGTTGGCATATCATCTAATATTGCAGAAGGTTACGAACGTCAATACAGGAAGGAGTATATAAGATTTTTAATGATCGCTTGGTGAGGTTGAAATATATTTAACTCCGATTATTCATACATCGAGTAATATTTGATAATTTGTTAGTTATTGATTCTGGTATGAACCCCGATTAGGAAATCGGGGTGAATGATTTCATACGAAATCTTGTCATTAAGTTTAGTTTGCAACACCCAAATCGCAACTTTTTACGAGAGGAATTAACATTTTTTGAGGCTTGTGCGGAAGTCAGGAGAAAACAGTGAACCCCGATTATGATGCTCGGGGTTAAAGCATGCTCTCAATAATTCTATAAACCTCTTCGTTCGCTCTGTCAGGATCTTTCCCGTACTCTTCCAAAGAGATGGGCTTTCCAATCTTTAAAGTTACAGGAACCGAGTGTATAACCATACTATGCTTTGGCATAATTTCAAAACTTCCTGATATCGCAATAGGAAGAACCCGAACCTTGTTTTTTATCGCTAACAACATACTTCCCCTCTTAAATTCCTTGAGAGTGCCGTCAGGGCTTCTTGTCCCTTCAGGAAAAATCAAGATACTATCTTTGCTGGCAAGCGCCTCCCTGGACATTAAAAACATGTTGAGAGCCCCTTTTCTTGTCCCCCTGTCAACTGGAATATAACCGCAACGTCTCAAATACCATCCAAAAAACGGAATTTTAAAAAGTTCCTCTTTAATAATAAACCTAAACCCCACAGGCAAAACAGCCAAAAGAATTAATATATCAATAGCGCCTTGATGATTGGAAACAAAAATCAATGGCTCTCCCCGTGGGATATTTTCTCTTCCCGTAACATGAACAGGAACTCCGCTTAACCATATAAGTAAACGCGACCATATAGCGGCTGATCGTTGAAATGTTTTTCTCTTTTTGGGCGATGACGTAAAAAATGAAGAAAAAAGAGTGATTCCTGTACCAACAAAAAAAGTCAAAAAAACCGTAAAAAATAAAAAAATTGTCCTAAGAAATTTCACTATTCAATCTTCTCACCCAGAATAATTCTGTTCATAATTACTCCGCTTGTCAGCTTAGGATAAAAATATGTTGATTTTTGAGGCATCTTTTCAAACTTTTCAGCTATTTTTATTATGTCCTCAACTTTTACAGGATTTAATAAAACAGCTAAAGAGGCATTCTGATCTTTAACATAGTTTAAAGCTTCTTCCTGATGCTTTGTAAATATGAAATTTTCATTATCCTCAATGCCTAAAAGGTTTTTAAAAACCAGACTATGTAAAATAGTAACATCTAAATTTTTCCAGTTATCAGATTTATCTTCTTTTATGATGTCATGAATAATCACATCCTTTTTTAAGGCCAAAATATAATACGTGTCAGGTATCTCCTTAAAATAAAAACAAAAAGCATGCTCATTTGATTTTTTCTGAAGCTCTTTTGTCATTTTCTTTTTTATTTTATCTTCAGATTTCTTTTTAAATGGATACTCAAAAATATCAAAATAAGCCTCAAGCTGAGTTAAAACATATTGAGCGCTAAACTGTAAAGGTATTTTCAAAACTCGATGGATAGGAAGAACAACCAGCCCCAAGCTCTGGATAGGAACAAAATCCATCATTACATGATTATAAGCTTCTTCTTCTGTAAATCTGGTATTACGAACTTTCATTTCATTTTTAAATTGAAGCGCAGCCTCATATCGATGATGTCCATCTGCGATAAAAACGGTTTTATCTTTAAAGTATTTTTGGATCTTTTTTATTTCCGATCTCTTTTTTACTTTCCAAAGTCTATTTATTATCCCTTTTACGTCTTTGACATCTAGTTCGGGTTTCCCTTTTTTCATTTTTTTCATGATTTTAGAAATTTTTCCTTTTTCATCAGAAAACAGGGAAAAAACATTATCAAAATTTGCTGACGCAGAACGTATAAGGCTTATACGATCACGTTTTGGCGTAGGCAAAGTAAATTCATGAGGAACAACCTTTCGCTTGGAAACATCATCAAATCTTAAAAGAGCAATAATCCCTGTTCTAGAATACGTCTTTGTCCCATATTTAAATTGTTGTTCATAAACATACAGCGACGGCTTTTCCTCAACAGATAAAATTCCATGACGAATCCAACCATTAAATGAAGAGGCAGCCCTAACATATTTATTGTTATATTCATTATCCCCAGGAAAATCCTTTCCCAAAATAAGCCTAACCATATTAAAGTCAGATAAATTGTAAAGAAACTCTTGCTCTTCATCTTTGATGACATCATAAGGGGGAGAGAGAACATTTGAAAGCTTTTTCACTCTTTTTTTATTGTATAATACGCCACAAAAAGGAAAGATATCTACCACGTCTTAAGTATTATACCATATGTGATATAATTTAACCATGACTGATTTAAACAGCAAATTACAAAAACAACTTATAGATTTCTTGGGAATTTACTCGATTTTAACCTCTCAAGCAAGAGCAGAGCTTGAAGCAAAGCTATATGCTGTCATGGAAAAATCTGACCCAAAAACAAAGAAAATGTATAGAAGCATAATACAATCAGCAAAAGAGAACCTTTCTGTAACAGAAACTATAGAAAATCTAAAAAAAGACTGCCCCCCTGATTAACCTCGATTATTCACCCCGATTAGGATAATCGGGGTTCATCCCTCGAGCATATGAATAATCGGGGTTGTTTTATGAGAAATAGATTCCCGTTTTCACGGGAATGACCATTATTCAACAGACCCATCAAAGATACAACAAACACAATAAAAATAAATAGCTTTTTATCGCTCCCAAGCCAAAAAATCATTTCATGAGCTTACTTAGAAAAATCTTATCTCTAAAATAAGTTTCTAATCTAAAACAGCAAAGCAGACTAATCCTACAAGTATCAACATAAATCCTACCCCACCCCTCACCAACAACAAAACATCTCCCCACCACACAACAATAGCCCAAACTCCAAAAGCCACAAAAACAACACCCAATACCAACTTAATTAATTTGCTTATCAATTTCAATCCCTCCTTCTGTTACAAACACAGGTTCAACTCTTTTAACCTTTTCTCCCAAAATAATATCCAAAATCCTTTCAAGGTCTTCCTGAGAAAAAAAATCTATTTCAATTCTGCCACGATTTTTATTCCCTCTAAGGTGAACTTTGGTTGCCAAACAAAAAGTAAGTTTCTCAAGCCATGGTTTAAGTTCATCATCAATTTTCACAGCTCTTTTTGAGATTTTCTTGTTTTTTGAAGGTTTTGGCCCGCCATAAACAATAAGCTCTACATCTCTCACGCTAAGCTTATTTTTTATAATATCCCCAAAAATCAATAATCTCTTTTTACTGTCAGAAAGAGATAAAAGAGCTCTTGCATGGCCGGAAGAAATCTCTCCCTTACGAAGAGAATCACGCATCTCTTCAGGCAGTTCATTTAATCTTAGCATGTTTGCAATTGTGGAACGATTTTTACTGACTTTATTTGCTATGTCAATTTGGCTCATGCTAAACTCAGAAAGCAATTTGGAATATGCTTCAGCTTCATCCATGGGGTTTAAATCTTCCCTCTGTAAATTTTCTATTAAGGCCAACTGAACAGACTCTTGATCGCTAAAATCTTTAATAATCGAAGGGATAACATTAAGTCCTGCTATTTTTGCGGCACGAAGCCTCCGTTCTCCTGCAACCAGTTCATAATTTCCTTTTCTTAAACGAACAAGAATAGGCTGGGCGACTCCAGTGCTTTTTATGCTCTCTGCAAGTTCTTTCAAGCTATCTTCATTAAAAACTGTTCTTGGCTGACGCGGGTTCGGAATAACTTTATCTATAGGAATATTCACAATTGTTCTTCCGCCGGTAAAAACAGACCCTTCAGGAATTAACGCTGATAAACCTCTGCCTAAACCCTTTTTATTCATCGCCAATTACCTCCCTGCTTAATTTTTCATAGGCCAACGCCCCTTTTGATGTAGGATCATAAAACATTATTGGCTGGCCAAAACTTGGGGCTTCAGCCAAACGCACATTTCTAGGTATGATTGTTTGAAAAACTTTTGCGCCAAAATGTTTACGGGCCTCTTCTACAACTTGATTGGCTAAAACAGTTCTCTGGTCGTGCATCGTAAGAAGGACACCTCCAACTTTAAGCATAGGATTTAGCCTCTCTCTAACAAGATCTAACGTCGAAATAAGCTGACTTATCCCTTCCAGGGCATAATATTCACACTGTATAGGGATCATAACTTCATCAGAAGCGGTCAATGCATTAACAGTTAAAAGATTTAAGGAGGGGGGGCAATCAATCATTAGATAATCATAAATATCTTTTGCAGCAGAAAGCGCTTTTTTCAATCTAAACTCCCTCTCAAAAACCGATACCAGTTCAACTTCAGCTCCAGCCAAACGGGATGTCGCGGGAATAATATCAAGATTACTCACAATTGTCTTCTTAATAGCATCAATAACAGGAACTTGATCAACAAGGATGTTATATATGCACATTTCAAGACTTTGTCTTTCAATCCCACAGCCAACCGTTGCATTTCCTTGAGGATCTATATCTATCACCAAAACTTTTTTATTAAAAGAGGCTAAATAAGCAGCCAAATTAACCGTAGTGGTTGTTTTACCAACCCCACCCTTCTGATTAACAAAGGAAATTATTGCTCCCATGAAGGCTTTATTATACTATGTAGAGACATTGTTTTCAATTCGCCCCGAGGACTCATGTTTAGAGGAGAATAATCGGGGCTTATTAAATAGCGCGAAAAATATGCCAGGCTTTTGCATCACAAAAACATTTCATTAGATTAAAAAATCATTTCATAAAAGAATGCTTTGTCTGAAGCATCCATATAAAAACTCCTGCCCTTCAAAGGGATCGTTTTTATAATATCCCCATTAATATCAAGGGCTGATATCCTTCTGGGGAGTACCCCTTTAAATGTAATCTTTGCCTCCACCCCCTCCGTCAAAAGAGGAGCATCGCCAACGTTTGCAAGTTGAGTTTTGCTTTCATTATATTCCTGGTTTTTATTTTCTATCTTTGCCGCAACAGTAACAAGGATCGTACCGCCGTCTATCTTCTTAAATTTTAGTTTGTCATTCAAAACAGAAAACGCTATAGAGCAAAATTCATTTTCAGGTTCTACGATAAAATCATTTAATTGTATTATTCTGTTTTTCATAAAGCCCATAGCAACTTCAGTCCTGTCACTATTTATTGTAAATATCCCTTTGCCATAATCCAATTTCAACTCACCTGTATCTGAAGATATTATTCTGTTTTGCTTATCATGATATTTTGAAACATAGTCTTTTGGAATAGAATTAATTTTTCCTTTAAAATTAATCGTAGTTTTTAGGATATAGGGCAAATAAGGGTTTCCGGCTATCATCTTATCTTCATCCAAAAGCCCATACAATTCAGAATCCGACACAGGATAGTTTAAGCTCTTTCTTGCTTCTGCAACATCTCCCCGATAAAAAAGCAGCGCTGCTGCGGGAAGCTGAGAATAAACATTGGGCCACGCGGAAACATCAAAGTTGTCTTCCATGGGAGCCTGCCATCCGGCATGGTTAAAAGAAAATTGAATTACTCCGTCCCAATCCTGAAGATTGGCGTATGCAGCCATAACAAGAGGGCCTTCCACCCTGAATTCATTAGGAAAACAACAATTCCATTCGGAAACAACAAAAGGGATGTCGCTTACATTGTAAAAAGCAAAGTTATTTGGCAGAGCATCTACAGGATTCTGAAGCATACTTAAATTTTCAAAAACAACTTGTGTGCCATATCCAAATTGAGGATGATCCCAATAACGATGTCTGTCTATATAATCTAAAGAAGAATTTGTTTTTACATCAACATAAAGATTAACCCAGTGATTCGACCCGGAAATAGGAACCTTAACTCCCAGTTTTTTTAAATATTCTGACATCTCTTTATAATATTTAACCTGCAGCTCCTCATAAAATTTTAAAGTATCGGCAAGCCGGCTTGGTTCATATTTTTCAGCGCCGCTTCTTTGATATTTAAGAGGAATATCTGCCCGTTGTACATTTTTTCTGTAGGGATCTTCGTCCTGCTTTAAATCTTTGCGCCCATATTTATCCGTCCAAGTCTTATCTAAATTATTTCTATTTTTATATCTCTTTAGCAACCATTCATTAAACATCCCATCCAAATCAGTAAGATAGTGCTTAGAAATATTAAATTGCGTGCCGAAATAAAAAAGCATTGCTTCGTTAATAAGCTTAACAGAAACAAGCGCAGGGTCATCAACATAACGCAATCCAGTGTAAGGATTTTTATGAGTCAAAATTTGTTCTGCATATTTCTTTTGAAGTTCTATTATACGATTATCAAAAAAGCCGGTAACCTTAGCCCCCCTCTCGACATTCTGCCAATCCTTAACGTTATCTCCTTTTTTAAACTCACGATCCACTAAGAGATCCATAAATACATAGATTCCCCGTCGCTTTAGCTGATAAATAAGATAGTCTAATTTATCAAAAGATTCCTTGGATAAATGTTGAGTATCATCATAATTCTGATCAAAAATATTCGGATTGGACCAAAAAGCATCAATATGATGGATACGAACAAGATTGCATCCTGATCTGGCAAGGCGTTCTGCCATAATTTCAGCATCATGTTTTTCAGGAAAAGTTGAAGGGGCATATATATTGGTCCCCCAAAATCGGACTCTAGTTCCATCCTCAAAATAAAAATGACCATTTTTAACCTTTAAAAACCCATGTTTTCCGGCTGGCGAGTCAAGCAGAAAACTTACATCCGAAACAGTCTTTTTGTATGACTCATTAAGTGGAATAAACTCATTCCAATCTTTTGTATCAGTTACATAAATACCGCCAGGTTGAAGTTTTTTTCCTTCATTATCAAACGCAATAAGTTTTATTTCGTCAAACCATGCTTCCCCGGCACACTCCAAAAGACCCGCAAAGACGTCAATCCTTCGGGTCTCTTTTGGAACATTAAACTCATTTTCAATAAATTTCCAGTCAAATGTCCCTGAAAAAGCTTCCAAGATAGGCCACCCATCCAACCGCTTCCCCTTCCCATCCTTAAATTCAATGTTAATCCTGGCAAGTTGCCACGGTTTTACCCCTGGAATAACATCTTTAGCCTTAATATATCCGGAAAGTTTTATTTTCTTTGCTTTTCTTCCGTCCACGGAGACCGATTGAGAAACAAAAGACCAAACAGGGGTGGAATTTCTTATCCTCAAAGCACCATTGCCAACTTTAACATTATTATTAATAATTGCCCAATCTTCCGACCCTCCATATGCCCATTTTTCCCAAACTTCAAGCCCTCCATTTTCCAAAAAATTATATGGGTCTGTATTTTTTTGATCGGGAAGAGGGACAAGTTTTATATCATCAAAATATACAGTCCCAGCACAATCATAAAGGCCAAAGACAACTTTTGCTTTAACCGTACCTTTTGGAACAATAATATTCCTGGCAACATATTTCCAGCCAAAACTCCCTGTCCAAGCTCCAACGCTTGGCCATCCGCCAACTTGCACATCTTTTTCATCGAAAAAAAGTAGCTGAATATTGGCTTGGTTCCAATCTTCATTTCCCTGAACAACATTCTCAGATTTTATCCACGCGGAAAGAGTAACTTTGGATATTTTTCTCCAGTCTATTGCAATAGTTTGCGCGCCCAAGGACATTTTTGGAGAATCATTTATGATTTTTAAAACATTTCCGCCACGATCAGGGAGCAGAGAGCTGTTATAATATTCTTCTCCCCAATATTTTGGTATATTATTAACCAACCCTTCTTCAAACCCACTGTTTTTCAAAAGATCCTGGGCTAAAGATGGCATTGAAAAAAAGAAAAAAAGAAAAACAAAAAATAAAATTAAAAATCTTAAAAAAAGATACTTCTTAACAAAAGTCAAATGCCAAAATAGCATGGGATTTGAAGATTGAATAATTGATTTCTTTTTATTAAGCCAAAATTGCTTCAACTTTGTGTTCCTTCCCATCTTTAAAATAAGGAATCAAACATCCGTCAGCTCTTTGGCCATCAACTTTCAAAAACTTAACGCCTTTACTAACCTTAAAACTATTCCTGATTTTAATATTATATTTAACGCCTCTAACAGTTATGTTCAATTCAACTTCTTTCCATTTTTTTGGGAGGCACGGATCCACAATTAGACCATTATAATCCGGCCGGACGCCTATTATCCATTGGATCGCGGCAACAAAACTCCATGAAGCAGCACCAGTAAGCCAGGAATTCTTCCCCTCCCCAAAATCAGGATGGTCAGGACCTGCTATCATTTGACAGTAAACATAAGGCTCAGTCTTTCTAACATCAGCAACATTATTTTGAGCTGAAGGAAGAGTTGCACTATAATATTTAAAAGCTTTGTCTCCATGCCCTAACAAACATTCAGCTATTACAACCCATGGATTTGTGTGGCAAAAAACAGATCCATTTTCTTTAAGCCCCGGAGGATAAGTTGAAATTTCCCCAAGCTTAGGTTTATATTCTTTAAAAGAAGGATGTAGTAACTTTATCCCTTTTTCCGTCTCCAGATGATTGGCAACAGAATCCATACAAATTTTCGCCCTA
Encoded here:
- a CDS encoding sporulation initiation inhibitor Soj, which produces MGAIISFVNQKGGVGKTTTTVNLAAYLASFNKKVLVIDIDPQGNATVGCGIERQSLEMCIYNILVDQVPVIDAIKKTIVSNLDIIPATSRLAGAEVELVSVFEREFRLKKALSAAKDIYDYLMIDCPPSLNLLTVNALTASDEVMIPIQCEYYALEGISQLISTLDLVRERLNPMLKVGGVLLTMHDQRTVLANQVVEEARKHFGAKVFQTIIPRNVRLAEAPSFGQPIMFYDPTSKGALAYEKLSREVIGDE